A region of Mustela nigripes isolate SB6536 chromosome 18, MUSNIG.SB6536, whole genome shotgun sequence DNA encodes the following proteins:
- the LOC132006490 gene encoding LOW QUALITY PROTEIN: putative claudin-24 (The sequence of the model RefSeq protein was modified relative to this genomic sequence to represent the inferred CDS: deleted 1 base in 1 codon): MAFIFRAAVQLIGLLLSLLGWVLSVITTXXXYLPQWKNLNLDLNEMENWTMGLWQACVIQEEVRRQCKDFDSFLALPAELRIARILMFLSNGLGLLGLLVSSFGLDCLRIGETRRGHKKGLLILGGILFWAAGVAVLAPVSWVAYQTVQEFWDETVPEIVPRWEFGDALFLGWFAGFSLLLGGGLLDCAACFSQAASALGHYAVAETLTQSPYLENGMADPRV; the protein is encoded by the exons ATGGCTTTCATCTTTAGAGCAGCAGTGCAACTCATTGGACTTTTATTATCTTTGCTGGGATGGGTTTTATCCGTGATCACCACTNNNNNNNNN TACCTGCCACAGTGGAAAAACCTCAATCTGGACCTAAACGAAATGGAGAACTGGACCATGGGGCTCTGGCAGGCCTGTGTTATCCAAGAGGAGGTGAGGAGACAGTGCAAGGACTTTGACTCCTTCCTGGCTTTGCCTGCTGAACTCCGGATCGCCAGGATTCTCATGTTCCTGTCCAAcgggctggggctcctgggcctGCTGGTCTCCAGCTTTGGCCTGGACTGCCTGAGGATTGGAGAGACGCGGCGGGGCCACAAGAAGGGGCTGCTGATCCTGGGAGGGATTCTGTTCTGGGCGGCAGGGGTTGCGGTCCTGGCTCCGGTGTCCTGGGTCGCCTACCAGACGGTCCAGGAGTTCTGGGATGAGACTGTGCCAGAGATCGTGCCCAGGTGGGAGTTTGGGGACGCCCTCTTTCTGGGCTGGTTTGCTGGCTTTTCCCTCCTCCTGGGAGGGGGCCTGCTGGACTgtgcagcctgcttctcccaggcTGCCTCAGCTTTGGGCCACTATGCAGTGGCAGAAACACTAACTCAGAGTCCATACCTCGAAAATGGAATGGCAGACCCGAGAGTGTAA
- the LOC132006412 gene encoding claudin-22-like: MALVFRTVAQFAGISLSLLGWVLSCLTNYLPQWKNLNLDLNEMENWTMGLWQACVIQEEVRRQCKDFDSFLALPAELRIARILMFLSNGLGLLGLLVSSFGLDCLRIGETRRGHKKGLLILGGILFWAAGVAVLAPVSWVAYQTVQEFWDETVPEIVPRWEFGDALFLGWFAGFSLLLGGGLLDCAACFSQAAPALGHHAVAETRYHCEHRQMNKAHRKI; the protein is encoded by the coding sequence ATGGCTTTAGTATTTCGGACTGTGGCACAGTTCGCTGGGATCTCACTCTCTTTGCTGGGATGGGTGTTGTCCTGTCTTACAAACTACCTGCCACAGTGGAAAAACCTCAATCTGGACCTAAACGAAATGGAGAACTGGACCATGGGGCTCTGGCAGGCCTGTGTTATCCAAGAGGAGGTGAGGAGACAGTGCAAGGACTTTGACTCCTTCCTGGCTTTGCCTGCTGAACTCCGGATCGCCAGGATTCTCATGTTCCTGTCCAAcgggctggggctcctgggcctGCTGGTCTCCAGCTTTGGCCTGGACTGCCTGAGGATTGGAGAGACGCGGCGGGGCCACAAGAAGGGGCTGCTGATCCTGGGAGGGATTCTGTTCTGGGCGGCAGGGGTTGCGGTCCTGGCTCCGGTGTCCTGGGTCGCCTACCAGACGGTCCAGGAGTTCTGGGATGAGACTGTGCCAGAGATCGTGCCCAGGTGGGAGTTTGGGGACGCCCTCTTTCTGGGCTGGTTTGCTGGCTTTTCCCTCCTCCTGGGAGGGGGCCTGCTGGACTgtgcagcctgcttctcccaggcTGCCCCAGCTTTGGGCCACCACGCAGTGGCAGAAACAAGATATCACTGTGAGCACCGGCAGATGAACAAAGCCCATCGGAAAATCTAA